Proteins co-encoded in one uncultured Draconibacterium sp. genomic window:
- a CDS encoding DUF5695 domain-containing protein: MKPKNILFFLLCWSLFMNSGAFASSFVASPDSIDIDKGSYEFTTPDFNIEILKSSHTVAGLHPISEPEFDFTPGELLAKRNKAGFYHLGDINFRVKTEGANDWTSFSSAASRKSVTTVEPKSANQLAVSDLSGILENSPVQVLRYWEKKDGHLVLRFEIKNTSAKAVEIGALGIPLIFNNNHDQKTLDEAHAENVFYDPYIGMDAGYLQVIRLKGSGPVLLVLPYGETPFEAWRPLLDDPTRRGITFEGFHEWMPLSLAYAENEWKEATPWNSPSSKILKPGKSVSYGVQFVLTDAIKNIESALIENDRPVAFGVPGYVVPQDVNADLFLKYSQKVKSMQVEPVGALELKKQETTKNGWIKYAVAGKTWGRARLTITYKDGLKQTINYKVIKPEEQVVADNGNFLMTKQWFDDEDDPFNRAPSVITYDYEEQKQVTEDSRAWICGLSDEGGAGSWLNAVMKQLVQPDKKEVVMLEDFVQKTIWGGIQYNEGREKYGVRKSMFYYEPDSMPAGTYSKDVNYNTWAAWDKKHAETVERSFNYPHVAAVYWVMYRLSRNYEGLVSQQTWDWYLMNAYQTTMSMVELAPYYAQFGQMEGSVFVHILEDLKAEGMWEYARRLEGMMKRRADHWSTLNYPFGSEMPWDSTGQEEVYSWARYFGMGQMAETTLKAILAYMPTIPHWAYNGNARRYWDFLYGGKLSRIERQIHHYGSGINAIPVLYEYKKHPEDLYLLRVGYGGLMGSISNITKDGFAPAAFHSFPSTLKNDGFSGDYGSGYYGYAINTSTYLMHDDEFGWLAFGGNIAEDGDVVKVDLTTAAKSRVYVAPLKMWLTLDAGKFKAFSYNQATGKVEVELNKANEFTPNAYLRIKSFDDDEAVSSIAGLEKNERGQYVIPLKDEVVKVEVN; this comes from the coding sequence ATGAAACCAAAGAATATTCTTTTCTTTCTACTGTGTTGGAGCCTTTTTATGAATTCCGGAGCTTTTGCTTCATCCTTTGTTGCTTCTCCTGATTCGATTGACATCGATAAGGGATCGTATGAATTCACTACCCCCGATTTTAATATTGAAATACTAAAATCATCACACACGGTGGCCGGGCTGCATCCAATCTCCGAACCTGAATTTGACTTTACTCCTGGCGAGTTATTAGCCAAAAGAAACAAAGCAGGTTTTTATCACCTTGGTGATATCAATTTTCGGGTGAAAACCGAAGGTGCAAACGATTGGACATCTTTCTCATCGGCTGCTTCGCGCAAGAGTGTTACAACAGTAGAACCGAAAAGCGCTAATCAATTAGCTGTTTCTGATCTGAGTGGAATTCTTGAAAACAGTCCGGTTCAGGTATTGCGTTACTGGGAAAAGAAAGACGGACATTTGGTTTTGCGTTTCGAGATAAAAAATACATCAGCAAAAGCTGTTGAAATAGGAGCTTTGGGAATTCCTCTAATCTTCAATAATAACCACGACCAGAAAACACTGGACGAAGCACATGCCGAGAATGTTTTTTACGATCCGTACATTGGTATGGATGCCGGTTATTTGCAGGTAATTCGTTTAAAAGGTAGCGGTCCCGTTTTGTTGGTACTTCCTTATGGCGAAACTCCGTTTGAGGCGTGGAGGCCACTGCTTGACGATCCTACCCGAAGAGGAATTACTTTTGAAGGTTTTCATGAGTGGATGCCCTTAAGCTTAGCTTACGCTGAAAACGAGTGGAAAGAAGCTACTCCCTGGAACAGTCCATCTTCAAAAATTTTAAAGCCCGGCAAATCGGTTAGCTACGGTGTACAGTTTGTACTTACCGATGCCATTAAAAACATCGAATCTGCACTGATTGAAAATGATCGTCCGGTTGCATTTGGTGTGCCTGGATACGTTGTTCCGCAGGATGTTAATGCTGATTTGTTTTTAAAGTACAGCCAAAAGGTAAAAAGTATGCAGGTTGAGCCTGTAGGTGCATTGGAACTGAAAAAACAGGAAACAACAAAAAATGGTTGGATAAAATATGCTGTTGCCGGAAAAACATGGGGCAGGGCACGTTTAACCATCACATATAAAGATGGCTTAAAGCAAACCATTAACTACAAAGTTATAAAACCAGAGGAGCAGGTGGTTGCCGACAACGGAAACTTTTTAATGACAAAACAGTGGTTTGACGACGAAGACGATCCATTCAATCGTGCTCCGTCGGTAATCACTTACGACTACGAAGAACAAAAACAGGTAACCGAAGATAGTCGTGCCTGGATTTGCGGATTGAGCGACGAAGGTGGTGCCGGTTCATGGTTAAATGCAGTAATGAAACAACTGGTACAACCGGATAAGAAAGAGGTGGTTATGTTGGAAGACTTCGTTCAGAAAACAATCTGGGGCGGAATTCAGTACAACGAAGGACGTGAAAAATATGGTGTTCGTAAAAGTATGTTCTACTACGAGCCTGATTCTATGCCTGCCGGAACATACAGCAAAGATGTAAATTATAATACATGGGCTGCCTGGGATAAAAAACATGCTGAAACTGTTGAGCGTTCATTCAATTATCCTCACGTGGCAGCTGTATACTGGGTGATGTACCGTTTGTCCAGAAATTATGAAGGACTGGTATCGCAGCAGACATGGGACTGGTACTTAATGAATGCCTATCAAACTACAATGTCAATGGTTGAACTGGCTCCTTATTATGCACAGTTTGGTCAAATGGAAGGGAGCGTATTTGTTCATATTCTGGAAGATTTGAAAGCTGAAGGAATGTGGGAATATGCAAGAAGACTGGAAGGAATGATGAAACGCCGAGCCGATCATTGGTCTACGTTAAACTATCCGTTTGGTAGCGAAATGCCATGGGACTCAACGGGTCAGGAAGAAGTTTATTCGTGGGCGAGATATTTTGGTATGGGGCAAATGGCTGAAACAACATTAAAAGCCATTTTAGCTTATATGCCAACTATTCCTCACTGGGCTTACAATGGAAATGCTCGTCGTTACTGGGATTTTCTTTATGGTGGAAAATTGTCGCGTATTGAGCGCCAAATTCATCATTATGGGTCTGGTATTAATGCAATCCCTGTTTTATATGAATACAAAAAACATCCTGAAGACTTGTACCTGCTACGTGTTGGTTACGGCGGTTTAATGGGATCAATCTCGAATATTACGAAAGATGGCTTTGCACCCGCAGCATTTCACTCGTTCCCGTCAACGCTTAAAAACGATGGGTTTTCGGGCGATTACGGAAGTGGATACTACGGTTATGCAATAAACACATCAACCTACTTAATGCATGACGACGAATTTGGCTGGTTGGCTTTTGGTGGTAATATTGCTGAAGATGGCGATGTGGTGAAAGTTGATTTGACAACAGCTGCTAAGTCACGTGTTTATGTAGCGCCGCTAAAAATGTGGTTGACGCTTGACGCCGGTAAATTTAAAGCCTTCTCGTACAATCAGGCAACCGGAAAAGTTGAAGTGGAGCTAAACAAAGCAAATGAATTTACTCCAAATGCATATTTAAGAATCAAATCATTTGACGATGACGAAGCCGTTAGTAGCATTGCCGGCCTTGAAAAAAATGAGCGTGGACAATATGTTATTCCACTTAAAGATGAAGTGGTAAAAGTTGAAGTAAATTAA
- a CDS encoding family 43 glycosylhydrolase: MRINRLIRLIIGVMAGVLLLSSCANKTTEQQNAHISNPVLPGWFADPTIKKFGDIYYIYATTDNEMLASGAPTVWYSRDLQNWYNYIMEVPTLNSVALRNFWAPDIMQGKNGRYYLYFGNCQTGCNIYGYVSDTPVGPWKKLHDDDTPVIAQNYPIDGFPSLDAQFIQDDDGRIYGYWGTWVHYNSGYAVGELNAETMDVMSNSTNIPLEQTPNPFEAPYMMKKGDKYILMYSAESCHNETYKVLYAYADSPYGTFTPGENNPILQTNEDGTTHGPGHHSVLQNGNDYYIVYHKHDVPFTAGGMARQVCIDSMIFENDSTIKTVVPSQKGIKAFIPSEVPEDIAYKATVSASSFYHLQSPAYDYQYLPGFAFDNDNATMWKAADNTFPQSLSIDLGEEKNIKRIATQFEFSPYYYQYKIEYSCDNTTWQVYADRTENRIPGSPMIDDNDVKARYLKLTILGTEKTGTFAAVWNMKVYEEEFDIPLNLKNKPSKNEPGAVSSQSMIVGFNANSLSGKSFNKLANAGTLGGDLVRKGNITIVTDKETGIKAIDFAKGALELGGIAVPRSLEWNGAFTISTWVKNPEVSDRDECLASWCDRSAYYLANSYNAVHYNKSNYGAVAHLDGHFDLPYNNVPEANKWHHIVVTFDGVVEKVYVDGVLDTAQNMLLSSAVKNAKIRIGASDAGEYYTGLMASFQMYDYALSQSEVSHRYHESALK; the protein is encoded by the coding sequence ATGCGTATTAACAGACTTATAAGGTTAATTATTGGAGTGATGGCAGGAGTTCTTCTCCTTTCATCGTGTGCGAATAAAACAACAGAACAACAAAACGCACACATTTCTAATCCGGTTTTGCCCGGTTGGTTTGCCGATCCGACGATTAAAAAATTTGGCGATATTTATTACATCTACGCCACTACCGATAATGAAATGCTGGCATCGGGAGCACCAACTGTTTGGTACAGCCGCGACTTGCAAAACTGGTACAACTATATTATGGAGGTGCCTACTTTAAATTCGGTGGCTTTGCGTAATTTTTGGGCACCCGATATTATGCAAGGCAAAAATGGTCGTTATTACCTGTATTTTGGAAATTGCCAAACAGGGTGCAACATATATGGCTATGTTTCGGATACACCGGTTGGCCCGTGGAAGAAACTACACGATGATGATACGCCGGTAATTGCACAGAATTATCCGATTGACGGATTTCCATCGTTGGATGCGCAATTTATTCAGGACGATGATGGCCGGATTTATGGCTACTGGGGAACCTGGGTGCATTACAACAGTGGCTATGCAGTTGGCGAGTTAAATGCCGAAACAATGGATGTAATGTCGAACTCCACCAACATTCCGCTGGAGCAAACGCCAAATCCATTCGAGGCTCCTTATATGATGAAAAAGGGTGATAAATACATTCTGATGTATTCTGCCGAATCATGCCACAACGAAACATACAAAGTTCTTTATGCTTATGCCGATAGCCCGTATGGAACATTCACTCCGGGCGAGAACAACCCGATTTTGCAGACCAATGAAGACGGAACAACTCACGGTCCGGGACATCATTCGGTATTGCAAAATGGAAATGATTATTACATTGTTTATCACAAACACGATGTTCCGTTTACTGCCGGAGGAATGGCGCGTCAGGTGTGTATTGACAGCATGATCTTTGAAAATGACTCAACGATAAAAACTGTGGTACCTTCGCAAAAAGGTATTAAAGCTTTTATTCCGTCTGAAGTGCCTGAAGATATCGCTTATAAAGCTACGGTGTCGGCTTCTTCATTTTATCATCTGCAGTCGCCTGCTTATGATTATCAATATTTACCCGGTTTTGCTTTTGATAATGACAATGCTACCATGTGGAAAGCTGCCGATAATACTTTTCCACAAAGCCTAAGCATAGATTTAGGCGAAGAAAAGAATATTAAACGAATTGCTACACAGTTTGAATTCTCACCCTACTATTATCAGTATAAAATTGAATATTCTTGCGATAACACAACTTGGCAGGTTTATGCTGATCGTACGGAAAACCGCATACCCGGAAGTCCGATGATTGACGATAATGATGTGAAAGCGCGCTACCTGAAACTTACGATTTTGGGAACCGAAAAGACTGGAACTTTCGCTGCGGTGTGGAATATGAAAGTTTACGAAGAAGAATTTGATATTCCATTAAACCTGAAAAATAAACCATCGAAAAATGAGCCGGGTGCAGTAAGTTCACAAAGTATGATTGTTGGATTTAATGCCAATTCGCTTTCCGGTAAATCATTCAATAAATTAGCAAACGCTGGGACATTGGGTGGCGATCTGGTTCGAAAAGGAAATATAACGATTGTTACTGACAAAGAAACCGGTATAAAAGCAATTGATTTCGCCAAAGGGGCTTTGGAACTGGGTGGAATTGCTGTACCAAGAAGTTTGGAGTGGAACGGCGCATTTACAATTTCAACATGGGTGAAAAACCCGGAAGTAAGCGACAGAGATGAGTGTCTGGCTTCATGGTGCGACCGAAGCGCATATTATTTGGCCAATTCATACAATGCCGTTCATTACAACAAAAGTAATTACGGGGCTGTTGCACACCTTGATGGGCATTTTGATTTGCCCTACAACAACGTTCCCGAAGCCAACAAATGGCATCACATTGTAGTGACTTTTGATGGGGTAGTGGAAAAAGTTTATGTTGATGGTGTGCTGGACACTGCACAAAATATGCTGTTGTCGTCTGCTGTTAAAAATGCAAAGATCAGGATTGGTGCTTCGGATGCAGGAGAATATTATACCGGGCTTATGGCTTCTTTTCAAATGTATGATTATGCCTTGTCGCAATCTGAAGTTTCGCATCGATACCACGAATCAGCTTTGAAATAA
- a CDS encoding DPP IV N-terminal domain-containing protein, with translation MKHFLSVFLVVLFAYASSAQITKEDYAKADSVMKLSELVYDQVTQITWIDSSSVFWYRIKTRDGMKYQLVDAQKGSKKVAFDTDKLVDALNQQLEKNITAKDLILSNLKFDADKKTIHFDFKKAHWTCELKKYELKKDSVEKDRKGNGYWGSFSDEKGNDPVPSPDGKWEAFIRESNVFIKNKETNKAIQLSFDGAPSDFYSSYFSWSPDSKKLAVNKVRDAEKREIFFVESSPKDQLQPILHKRDYRKPGDAMPIKHPALFDVESKKQIPVNTDAFEHQFSLSNPKWKADGSAFTFEFNQRGHQAYKVITVDGENGDVKVLIDEESKTFIDYSGKRYRYDLEKTNEIIWASERDGWNHLYLIDSKTGRVKNQITKGDWVVRNVIKVDDESRTIFFYGSGKNPGEDPYYLHCYKVNFDGSVLTDLTPEKMTHDVSFSKDMSYFTDTYSTVETPPFTVVRSAEDGKVLVELERTDISSLLEKGWRAPEPFVAKARDGKTDIWGNIYRPTNFDENKTYPIIEYIYAGPHGSFAQKSFSPGHYAYSGLAELGFIIVQMDGMGTSNRSKAFQDVCWKNLKDAGFPDRILWIKAAAEKYSYMDTTRVGLFGGSAGGQSTLAGLLFHPEFYKAGVSSCGCHDNRMDKIWWNEQWMGYPIGPEYAECSNVVNADKLQGKLMLIVGELDDNVDPASTMQVADALIKSKKDFELVVLPGMNHTLGGTYGEQKRRDFFVRNFLKQETPDWNAETSN, from the coding sequence ATGAAGCACTTTTTATCCGTTTTTTTAGTTGTGCTGTTTGCTTATGCAAGTTCAGCACAAATCACAAAAGAAGATTACGCGAAAGCCGATTCTGTAATGAAACTGAGTGAGTTGGTTTACGATCAGGTAACGCAAATTACATGGATCGATTCGTCGTCGGTATTCTGGTATCGTATAAAAACGCGCGATGGAATGAAATATCAACTGGTTGATGCGCAAAAAGGATCGAAGAAAGTTGCTTTTGATACCGATAAACTGGTTGATGCGTTGAATCAACAGCTGGAGAAGAATATTACGGCAAAAGACTTGATTTTGAGCAATCTTAAATTTGATGCCGATAAAAAGACAATTCATTTTGATTTTAAAAAGGCTCACTGGACCTGTGAGCTGAAGAAATATGAGTTAAAGAAAGACTCGGTTGAAAAAGATCGAAAGGGCAATGGCTATTGGGGAAGTTTTTCTGATGAAAAAGGAAACGATCCAGTGCCTTCCCCCGATGGGAAGTGGGAAGCTTTTATTAGGGAGAGCAACGTTTTTATTAAAAATAAGGAAACAAACAAAGCTATTCAGTTGAGTTTTGATGGAGCTCCCAGTGATTTTTATTCGTCGTATTTTTCATGGTCGCCTGATTCTAAAAAGCTGGCAGTAAACAAAGTTCGCGACGCTGAAAAGCGTGAGATATTTTTTGTTGAATCATCGCCCAAAGATCAGTTGCAGCCCATTTTGCACAAACGCGATTACCGTAAACCCGGCGATGCCATGCCAATAAAACATCCGGCTTTGTTCGATGTGGAAAGCAAAAAGCAAATCCCGGTAAATACCGATGCTTTTGAACACCAGTTTAGCCTCTCCAATCCAAAATGGAAAGCGGACGGTTCTGCATTTACTTTTGAGTTTAACCAACGTGGTCATCAGGCCTACAAAGTAATTACGGTAGATGGTGAAAATGGTGATGTTAAGGTATTGATAGATGAAGAGAGCAAAACGTTTATCGATTACAGCGGAAAACGTTATCGTTACGATTTAGAAAAAACTAACGAAATAATTTGGGCATCAGAACGCGATGGCTGGAATCATCTTTACCTAATCGATTCAAAAACCGGTAGAGTGAAAAATCAGATCACAAAAGGAGATTGGGTGGTGCGAAATGTAATAAAAGTAGACGATGAGAGTCGTACGATATTCTTTTACGGATCGGGCAAAAATCCAGGTGAAGACCCGTATTATTTGCATTGCTACAAAGTGAATTTTGATGGTAGTGTTTTAACTGATCTAACGCCGGAGAAAATGACTCATGATGTGTCGTTTTCAAAAGATATGAGCTATTTTACCGATACCTACTCTACGGTTGAAACGCCACCATTTACAGTGGTGCGCAGTGCCGAAGACGGAAAAGTGCTGGTGGAATTAGAAAGAACGGATATTTCATCGTTGCTCGAAAAAGGCTGGAGAGCACCTGAGCCGTTTGTGGCGAAAGCCCGCGACGGCAAAACGGATATTTGGGGTAATATTTATCGTCCAACCAATTTCGACGAAAACAAAACCTATCCGATAATTGAATACATTTATGCAGGGCCACACGGTTCGTTTGCTCAAAAAAGTTTTAGTCCCGGGCACTATGCTTATTCCGGACTTGCTGAATTAGGTTTTATAATTGTGCAAATGGATGGAATGGGAACGTCAAACCGTTCGAAAGCTTTTCAGGATGTATGTTGGAAGAACCTGAAAGATGCCGGTTTCCCCGATCGTATTTTATGGATAAAAGCTGCAGCTGAAAAATACAGTTACATGGATACTACACGAGTTGGTTTGTTTGGCGGCTCGGCTGGTGGGCAAAGTACTTTAGCCGGATTGTTATTTCATCCTGAGTTTTATAAAGCAGGTGTTTCGTCGTGTGGATGCCACGATAACCGAATGGACAAAATCTGGTGGAACGAGCAATGGATGGGCTATCCGATTGGCCCGGAATATGCTGAATGCTCGAATGTGGTGAATGCCGATAAACTTCAGGGTAAATTGATGTTGATTGTTGGCGAATTGGATGATAATGTTGATCCGGCATCAACAATGCAGGTAGCCGATGCCCTTATCAAATCAAAAAAGGATTTTGAGCTGGTGGTTCTGCCCGGGATGAACCATACTTTAGGTGGAACTTACGGAGAACAAAAACGACGTGATTTTTTCGTTCGTAATTTCTTAAAGCAGGAAACTCCGGATTGGAATGCTGAAACATCAAATTAG
- a CDS encoding NUDIX domain-containing protein, with amino-acid sequence MKHYTKHPKHFVAVDCVILGYDEGELCLLLYPRGFEPSKGAWSLMGGFVEDNESSDAAAKRVLKQTIGLEDIFMQQVAAFADPDRDPEARVISLAYYALVRMDEHDKACVRENGAHWWPISELPEMIFDHGQMVEQALVKLQQEAGYRLIGKELLADKFTLLQLRKLYEAIFQREFDPGNFRKKILSLDVLERLNEKDLSESKKGAFYYTCKGEVTERGLDRIVKV; translated from the coding sequence ATGAAACACTATACTAAACATCCGAAACATTTTGTAGCAGTTGACTGCGTAATTTTGGGTTACGACGAAGGCGAACTTTGTTTGTTGCTTTATCCTCGGGGTTTTGAGCCATCAAAAGGTGCGTGGTCGCTAATGGGGGGATTTGTTGAGGATAACGAATCGTCGGACGCAGCCGCAAAACGCGTATTAAAACAAACTATAGGTCTTGAAGATATTTTTATGCAGCAGGTAGCTGCATTTGCCGATCCTGACCGCGATCCGGAAGCAAGGGTAATTAGTCTTGCCTATTATGCTTTGGTACGAATGGATGAACATGATAAAGCCTGTGTTAGAGAGAATGGTGCACATTGGTGGCCCATTTCAGAATTGCCTGAAATGATCTTCGATCATGGACAAATGGTTGAGCAGGCATTGGTGAAATTACAACAGGAAGCCGGTTATCGCTTAATAGGAAAGGAGCTGCTGGCCGATAAATTTACCTTACTTCAACTGCGCAAATTATACGAAGCTATATTTCAGCGTGAGTTTGACCCCGGAAATTTCAGAAAGAAAATCTTATCGCTTGATGTGTTGGAGCGCCTGAATGAAAAAGATTTATCAGAATCGAAAAAAGGTGCTTTTTATTACACCTGCAAAGGCGAAGTAACCGAGCGGGGCCTTGATCGTATCGTAAAAGTTTGA
- a CDS encoding Crp/Fnr family transcriptional regulator gives MKTIVRPGKRTQPIINNDTLLRDIPMFKKLTEDEILQLELNSVIKTYSKRDVIYREGSRHAGLYCVLKGIVKVYKIGGNGKQQILRFAQKGDLIGYRSLLTNELACTSAKAYDETVLYHIPQHTIMELFQQNWFFTHEIMKFMCKELKESNMFITDIAQKSVRERAAEMLLVLKDEFGVDKHNALKITITREDLANMVGTVTESLIRVMSEFRNESLLELTGRKIVFRDVAKLMAIANI, from the coding sequence ATGAAAACAATTGTTCGACCAGGGAAAAGAACTCAACCCATCATTAACAATGATACTCTGTTGCGTGATATTCCGATGTTTAAAAAATTGACGGAAGACGAAATACTTCAGTTGGAATTAAATTCGGTTATAAAAACGTATAGTAAGCGAGATGTTATATACAGGGAGGGCAGCAGGCATGCCGGATTATATTGTGTGCTAAAGGGGATCGTAAAAGTTTATAAAATTGGCGGAAACGGGAAACAACAAATTCTAAGATTCGCTCAAAAAGGTGATCTTATTGGTTACCGGTCACTGCTAACAAACGAATTGGCATGTACTTCAGCAAAAGCCTACGACGAAACAGTGCTTTATCATATTCCGCAACATACTATTATGGAACTGTTTCAGCAAAACTGGTTTTTTACGCATGAAATAATGAAATTTATGTGTAAAGAATTAAAAGAGTCGAACATGTTTATTACTGATATTGCTCAAAAATCAGTGCGCGAACGGGCTGCAGAAATGTTGCTTGTTTTAAAGGACGAATTTGGAGTTGACAAACATAATGCGCTAAAAATTACGATAACCCGCGAGGATTTAGCCAATATGGTTGGTACTGTTACCGAATCGCTCATCAGGGTAATGTCAGAATTTAGAAATGAGAGCTTGCTGGAGCTCACGGGGAGAAAAATTGTATTTCGTGATGTCGCCAAATTGATGGCAATTGCGAATATTTAA